A genomic window from Martelella lutilitoris includes:
- a CDS encoding serine hydrolase domain-containing protein: MELSQRVDAAIDRALDEARVVGTVVMVWRDGQPVYERAAGFADREAGKPVSADTIFRYASVTKPFVAAAALAMIDAGKLSLDDHVSDRLPWFHPPGPDGRQAEITIRQLLTHTAGLTYRPGAGILSVHDPITVGIENTELTLEDNFSRHNTVPLAYKPGTAWEYSIAIDILGAVLAEVEGSSVEEALNRYVLRPLGISDTTFCVTDRDRVAVPYFNADPVPQPMGEPQRVAFAPDRIYTFSPARIFNPRAFQGGGGGMAGTAGDVIRLLEMVRKGGDGVLKPETAAAAIRNQIGDLNVRPGVKFGFIGAVTEDAALDNSPLPNGAVSWGGVYGNRWCFDPETGTVAVAMTNTAPEGCDGAFPFDVWRAVFGG, translated from the coding sequence ATGGAACTTTCGCAACGCGTTGACGCCGCAATCGACCGGGCTCTCGATGAGGCGCGCGTCGTCGGGACCGTCGTCATGGTCTGGCGCGATGGCCAGCCGGTCTATGAGCGCGCGGCTGGCTTTGCCGATCGCGAGGCCGGCAAACCCGTTTCCGCCGACACGATCTTCCGCTACGCCTCCGTCACCAAACCCTTTGTCGCCGCCGCCGCTCTGGCGATGATCGATGCCGGGAAACTGTCGCTCGACGATCATGTCAGCGACCGCCTGCCGTGGTTCCACCCCCCGGGCCCCGACGGCCGGCAGGCCGAGATCACCATCCGTCAGCTTCTGACGCATACGGCCGGGCTCACCTATCGCCCCGGCGCAGGCATTCTCTCGGTTCATGATCCGATCACGGTTGGCATCGAGAATACCGAGCTGACGCTCGAGGACAATTTCTCCCGCCACAACACCGTTCCACTGGCCTACAAGCCCGGAACCGCCTGGGAGTACTCGATCGCGATTGACATTCTCGGCGCCGTGCTTGCGGAAGTGGAGGGCAGCTCGGTCGAGGAAGCGCTGAACCGGTATGTTCTACGGCCGCTCGGCATTTCCGACACCACCTTCTGCGTGACGGACCGCGATCGCGTTGCCGTGCCCTATTTCAATGCCGACCCCGTTCCCCAGCCCATGGGCGAGCCGCAACGCGTTGCCTTTGCGCCCGACCGGATCTACACCTTTTCGCCGGCGCGGATCTTCAACCCCCGCGCCTTCCAGGGCGGCGGCGGCGGCATGGCGGGAACCGCGGGCGACGTGATCCGGCTTCTCGAGATGGTTCGCAAGGGCGGCGACGGCGTGCTGAAGCCGGAGACGGCGGCAGCCGCGATCCGCAACCAGATTGGCGACCTCAATGTGCGTCCGGGCGTGAAATTCGGCTTCATCGGCGCCGTTACCGAAGATGCCGCGCTCGACAATTCGCCCCTGCCGAATGGCGCGGTTTCCTGGGGCGGGGTCTATGGCAATCGCTGGTGCTTTGATCCGGAAACCGGCACGGTTGCCGTCGCCATGACCAACACGGCGCCGGAGGGTTGCGACGGCGCATTCCCCTTCGATGTCTGGCGGGCGGTCTTCGGCGGCTGA
- the dxr gene encoding 1-deoxy-D-xylulose-5-phosphate reductoisomerase produces MSTRRIAIFGATGSIGLNTLDVIEQLGGRDSFELTAVTGNANVEALAKKAIDHGARMAVTADESRYKALKEALSGSGVTPAAGTSGLSEAARMDNDMVMAAIVGTAGLKPTLEAAKAGADIALANKECLVSAGPLFMEAIAAGGGTMVPVDSEHSAVFQVFEENQRRALERVIITASGGPFRTKSLEEMRHVDAATARAHPNWSMGLKISIDSASMFNKALEMIEAMHLFALRPEQVEVIVHPQSIIHSMVGYADGSVLAQLGAPDMRTAIGYALSYPNRPALSVERLDFARLARLDFEAPDETRFPALRLARVAMARGGLQGAVLNGAKEVALEAFIDGRCGFLEMAEITEAVMDSLTHLPAAAGIDDIYAADAEARRRAAGLVRS; encoded by the coding sequence ATGTCTACGCGACGCATCGCCATTTTCGGCGCGACCGGGTCGATCGGGCTCAACACGCTCGACGTGATCGAACAGCTCGGCGGGCGCGACAGTTTCGAACTGACCGCGGTTACCGGCAATGCCAATGTCGAGGCTTTGGCGAAAAAGGCCATCGATCACGGCGCGCGCATGGCCGTTACCGCCGACGAGAGCCGCTACAAGGCGCTGAAGGAAGCCTTGTCCGGATCGGGCGTCACGCCTGCCGCCGGGACAAGCGGACTGTCTGAAGCCGCGCGCATGGACAATGACATGGTCATGGCGGCAATCGTCGGCACGGCGGGGTTGAAGCCGACGCTGGAGGCCGCGAAGGCCGGCGCCGACATTGCCCTTGCCAACAAGGAATGCCTCGTTTCCGCCGGTCCGCTGTTCATGGAGGCGATTGCCGCGGGCGGCGGCACGATGGTGCCTGTCGACAGTGAGCATTCCGCCGTGTTTCAGGTGTTCGAGGAAAACCAGCGCCGGGCGCTGGAACGGGTGATCATCACCGCGTCCGGCGGCCCGTTCCGCACAAAGAGCCTTGAGGAAATGCGCCATGTCGATGCGGCGACGGCGCGCGCCCATCCCAACTGGTCGATGGGTCTGAAAATCTCGATCGACAGCGCCTCGATGTTCAACAAGGCGCTGGAAATGATCGAGGCCATGCATCTCTTCGCGCTGAGACCGGAACAGGTGGAGGTGATCGTCCATCCGCAATCGATCATCCATTCCATGGTCGGCTATGCCGATGGCTCGGTTCTGGCCCAGCTCGGCGCGCCGGACATGCGCACGGCGATCGGCTATGCGCTTTCTTATCCGAACCGTCCGGCGCTTTCGGTCGAAAGGCTCGATTTCGCCAGGCTTGCGCGGCTCGATTTCGAGGCCCCGGACGAAACTCGCTTTCCCGCCCTTCGCCTGGCGCGGGTTGCCATGGCGCGCGGCGGGCTCCAGGGTGCGGTGCTGAACGGCGCGAAGGAAGTGGCGCTGGAAGCCTTCATCGACGGGCGCTGCGGCTTTCTGGAGATGGCGGAGATCACGGAAGCCGTCATGGACAGCCTCACGCATCTGCCCGCCGCCGCCGGTATCGACGACATCTACGCTGCCGATGCGGAGGCCCGCCGCAGGGCCGCAGGCCTTGTCAGGTCATAA
- a CDS encoding SDR family NAD(P)-dependent oxidoreductase yields the protein MPGTDMTSLAEGYRALVIGASGGIGSAFCTAIEADPRCGGLEALSRRADGLEIADEASVAEAAQRFSGQSFDLIVCATGALHIDGVGAEKTIRALDAEVMARQFSVNAIGPALLLKHFLPLMTRDRRAIFACLSARVGSIGDNHIGGWMSYRASKAALNQILRTAAIEARRKNPLLSIAALHPGTVATPLSEPYAGSNRRVAAEEAAGNMLSALNGIAEGETGIFLAYDGSRIEW from the coding sequence ATGCCAGGAACTGACATGACCAGCCTCGCCGAGGGCTATCGCGCGCTCGTCATCGGCGCCTCAGGCGGCATCGGCAGCGCCTTTTGCACGGCGATCGAGGCGGATCCGCGCTGCGGCGGCCTTGAAGCGCTGTCGCGGCGCGCGGACGGGCTGGAGATCGCCGACGAGGCGTCCGTGGCCGAGGCGGCGCAGCGCTTTTCCGGTCAGTCGTTCGACCTCATTGTCTGCGCCACAGGCGCGCTGCATATTGATGGCGTCGGCGCGGAAAAGACCATCAGGGCGCTCGATGCCGAGGTCATGGCACGGCAGTTTTCCGTCAACGCCATCGGTCCGGCGCTTTTGCTCAAACACTTTCTGCCGCTGATGACACGTGACCGGAGGGCCATCTTTGCCTGCCTTTCCGCGCGCGTCGGCTCGATCGGCGACAACCATATCGGCGGCTGGATGTCCTACCGTGCATCGAAAGCCGCGCTGAACCAGATCCTGCGCACCGCCGCAATCGAGGCGCGGCGGAAAAATCCGCTTCTGTCGATTGCCGCCCTTCATCCGGGGACGGTGGCGACGCCGCTTTCCGAACCCTATGCCGGCAGCAATCGACGGGTCGCGGCTGAAGAGGCCGCCGGAAACATGCTCTCGGCGCTGAACGGAATCGCCGAGGGAGAGACCGGGATATTCCTCGCCTATGACGGCAGCCGCATCGAATGGTAG